The genomic stretch TGAGTCAGATTGCTGTTGCATCCCCGGATCCTGTTGCCGATGGAACAACTGCAGCGAATGCCGCGGCGGCGGCGGGGATCGCGCCCGCCGGCCCGGTCCTCACGGTCCATGCCCTGTGCGCGGCGGCGCGGGAGCATCGACGGATGCTGCACCAGTTGATCGCGAAATTCGACGGCAGTACCGAGGGTAACGGAACGCCAGATGCCACGCACCGCGTGCTTGTGGTCGACGACTCCGACGACAGTCGCGAACTCGCGGCGGCAATTCTCGATGCCTATGGCCTCCGCGTGAGGACAGCCAACAACGGACTCGAGGCCATCATCGCGGCACACTGCACCTCGCCTTCGGCGATTGTGATGGACATCAACATGCCGGTCCTGAACGGCATTGAGGCCGCCCGATTGCTCAAGGCGAGTCCGGTGACACGGACGATCGAAGTGTTCGCGTACACGGCGAATGCCGGGTTCTACGATGGGCCACTCAGCGAGCTCTTCACCGATGTGCTGACCAAGCCTGTGAGGCCCGACGAGATCGCACACCTGGTCCTTCAAGCGGTCAGCCGCCGGTCCGGCGATCCGCAGGGCCCAGCCTGACGCCCCCGGTCCCCGAAGACGACCTTTTCGTCACGGTCTGACCCTGGGCGGCGCTGCCCCGTCGCCGTCATCGTGCGTCGCGCCATTCCGTCAGATTTTCACTAACTGTGTGGCCGTCCTACAGATATAGCGGTTGACCGCGTTCGCGCATTTGATGGCCCTCCGTGTCGGCGAACCTCATGCGGGCATACGGTTTGCTCGCCGGCACTCAGAGACCACACTTTCCCGGGGGGCGTCCGCGATGTCAGATGAGGCGATGCACGGTAGCGAAGAGATGGTGGGACCGGCGTCCGTAGTGACCGAGACGTCGGGCGGCGCCCCCCGATTCGTCGTCGGGATCGGCGCGTCCGCTGGCGGCCTCGATCCGCTCGTCCGCTTCTTCGACAACCTGCCGAAAGCGACAGGGATGGCGTTCGTCATCGTTCAGCACCTGTCCCCTGACTTCAAAAGTCTGATGGACGAACTGCTGGCCCGGCACACGTTGCTGCCGATCCACCTCGTGGAGGACGGCATGCGTGTGGAGGCTGACCACGTCTATCTGATCCCCGCGAAGAAGGAGATGATCATCTCCGGTGGTCGCCTGCTCCTGAGCGAGCGGGATCGGCAGCAGGAGCTGACGCTGCCGATCGACATGTTCTTCCGATCGCTCGCGCAGGACCGCGGGTCGGAGGCCGTCGCGATCGTGTTCTCCGGTGGCGGCAGCGACGGCTCGCGCGGTGTGCGCCACGTCCGCGAAGCGGGCGGACTGGTCATCGCGCAGGATCTCGAGAGCGCGCAATTCGACGGCATGCCCCGATCGACCATTGACACGGGGGTGGTCCACCATACGCTGCCGCCGGAGGACATGCCGCGGGTGCTGCTCGATCATGCGCGGCAGCATTCCGCGGCCGTGCCGGAGGTTCCCGAGCAGGAGCCGCCGCCGCCGCGCGGCGTCGACGGATTGTATCGGGTCCTCGAAACCGAGTTCGGCATCGACTTCAATCACTACAAGCCGAGCACGGTCACCAGACGGATCGAGCGGCGGCTGGCGCTCGCGCACTCGCAGAACATCGACGAATACCTGGCGCGTCTGCGTTCGGAGCGCGACGAACTCGACGCGCTGTACCGGGATCTACTGATCGGTGTGACCCGGTTCTTTCGCGATCCGGACGCGTTCGATCTCCTGGAACAGCGGATCCTTCCGGATCTCTTGACGCGAGAGCCCCGCACGACGCCCGTGCGTCTGTGGGTCGCCGGGTGTGCCACCGGCGAAGAAGCCTATTCGCTCGCCATCGTGCTGCAGGACCTGATGGCCATCCACGGCGAACGGCCGGTCAAGATCTTCGCCACCGACGTGCACCGGGGCTCGCTCGAGCGGGCGGCGATCGCCGCGTACGAGGAGGACGCCGTCTCGAACGTCTCGCCGGAGCGGCTGTCCCGCTATTTCATTCAGAGCGGCAATACCTACCAGGTGGTGCCCGAGCTGCGCCAGATGATCGTCTTCGCGCAGCACAACGTCATCAGCGACGCGCCGTTTACGAGGCTCGATCTCGTCACCTGCCGGAACCTGCTCATCTACCTGCAGCCGTCCGTGCAGCAGCGCATCCTCTCGCTGTTCCACTTCGCACTGACTCAGGGCGGCGTGCTCGTGCTCGGTCCGTCGGAAACCCTCGGACCGGTGGCCGACGGGTTCGACATCGTCGACAAACACTGGCAGGTGTACCGGAAGGCCGGGGAAGTGCGAACGCCGGTCGATATACGGAAGCGACCGACCATGTCGATGGACAGTCGCTCGGTTGTGCCCGTTCTGCCGGCCGCCAGGCACTCGCTCGGACAGTTGCTCTCGGTGTACGACGCGCTGCTGGAAGAAACGATGCCGCCGAGCCTGATCGTCAGCGATCGCGGCGAGCTGGTGCACGTCCTGGGCGGCGCGGCACGGTTTCTTCGGGTGCGCGACGGGCGGCAGAGTCTCGACGTCCAGGATCTGGTCGAGGCCGACCTGAAGATGATCCTGGCCGGCGGGATCAAACGCGCCTTGGCAGAGCGCGCCCCCGTCATCTTCAACGGCGTCCGCGCCCATGCCGACGACGAGATCTATCGCGTCACCATCCGGCCGATTGCGGCGCGTTCGACGAGCATGCGCCACCTCGTCGTCTCGTTCGAATCGTACGAGCCGATGGCTCGGCCCGCCCCTGCGGCTCCGATTCAAATCGACGTCGAGCACGTCTCACAGCAGCAGCTCGCGGCACTCGAAGCCGAACTCGGGACGACGAAGGAAAGCCTGCAGGCGGCGATCGAACAGCACGAGGCGGCCAACGAGGAGCTGCAGGCGTCGAACGAAGAGCTGCAGTCCGCGAACGAAGAGCTTCAGAGCACGAACGAGGAGCTCCAAAGCGTGAACGAGGAGCTCTACACGGTCAACGCCGAGTACCAGAAGAAGATCGCCGAGCTGACCGAGGTGACCAACGACCTCGACAACCTCCTGGCCAGCACTGAGATCGGAACCATCTTTCTCGACGGCCAGCTGCGCATTCGGAAGTTCACGCCCCAGGTCGCGGAAACGTTCGGCCTGCTCCCGCATGACATCGGCCGTTCCATCGAGACGTTCGCGCACAAGATGCACTACCCCGACCTGGTGACGGATCTCAGGCGCGTGGTCACGACCGCACGGCCGATCGAGCGCGATCTCTTCGATCCCCACGGCAAGTCCTTCTTCCTGCGCCTGCTGCCGTACCGGGCGAAGGGCGTCGCCGACGGGGTGGTGCTCACGCTGATCGATGTGAGCGGGCTCAAGGCCGCCGAGGACGCGCTGTTCCACGAGCGCTACCTGCTGAACAGCCTGCTGCGCAGCGTCCCCGACGCGATCTACTTCAAGGACGTCCGCGGGCGCTTCATCCGGTTCAACCACGCCATGGCGACCCGTCTCGGCGTCGCCAATCCGGCAGATGCCATCGGCAAGACGGCCTTCGACCTCACCGATCAGCAGACGGCGATGGCACTGCACCGCGAGGACGAGGCCGTGCTCCGGTCCGGCGACCCCCTGCACTACCGGCTCGAAGCGCGGACGACCGCCGACGGCAGCGAAGCCTGGGACATGGTCTCACGGCTTCCGCTGGTCGATCGCGACAACGCAATTGTCGGCGTGATTGCCATCTTCCGTGACGTCACGGAACAAGTGCGGGCACGAGTCAAGATCGACGAGGAAGTGCGCCGCCGCGACCAGTTCCTGGCGATGCTGTCGCACGAGCTCCGCAACCCGCTCGGGGCAGTCGTCACCGCCACCTCGATGCTCAAGAGTGCCGCGCCCGAGAGCGGCGTCCAGCAGAAGACGGTCAGCGTGCTGGAGCGGCAGTCGCGTCAGATGGCACGTCTGCTCGACGATCTGCTGGAGGTGAGCCGCGTCACACAGAACAAGATCGAGCTGCGCCGGCGCGTCGTCGATCTGCGCCTGATCGCGGCGGAAGCGGCCGACGCCGTTCGGCCGCACATGGAGGACAAAGGCGTGCACTTCACCGTGGATCTCGATCCCGAGCCGGTGTGGGTCCATGGCGACGCCGCCCGTCTGCAACAGATTCAGATGAACTTGCTCAACAACTCCGCAAAATACACACCCCGCGGCGGCGACGTCTCGCTGAAGGTGCGACGTGAGATGAGCGGCGCCGTGATCCGGGTGAAGGACAACGGCGTCGGGATCTCGCGTCAGATGCTCGACTCCATATTCGACCTCTTTGTCCAGGCGCGACACACGCTGGATCGTTCGAACGGCGGACTGGGCGTGGGCCTCACGCTCGTGCGGGCGCTCGTCGAGATGCACGGTGGGACCGTCGCGGCTCACAGCGATGGCGACGGCACCGGCAGTGAGTTTACCGTGCGGCTGCCGTTGAGCACTCTGTCCGAGCCCGCACGGCCCCAGGACCCCGTGTCCTCATCGGCCGTCCCGGCAGGGATCACCGTGCTCGTCGTTGAGGACAGTGCCGACAGCCGCGAGATGCTCTGCGCCATGTTGACGCAGGAAGGCTTCGCCTGCCATGGTGCGGCGGATGGCTTGGGGGCTCTGCGGCTGATCGACCAGGTGTCCCCGGATGTCGTGCTCCTCGACGTGGGCCTTCCGGGCATCGACGGGCTCGAAGTCGCCCGGCGCATTCGAGCGAATTCGCGGCATGCCGGTGTCCCTCTCGTCGCGCTCACCGGATACGGCCAAACCGGCGATCGCGCCGCCACCAGCGAAGCGGGATTCGATCACCACCTGGTCAAACCCGTGCAACCCGAGGAGCTCGTCACGCTGCTGACGAGCCTCGTCGCGACAGGCGCCCGCAATCGGACACCCGGCGCGAGCGTCGAAGCAGTGGCGCCGGAGACTGCGGCGTCTCCTGATGCAGGCATCGCGTAGCACGTCGTCCTCGCGGATGCCCCATGCGCAGGATCGCGCAACCTGCGGCCCGCGGAGGCGTGCCGGACCTGGTTACTCTTGTCGTCCTGACGAAGCAGCCTTCAACGCGCGAGCGATGGCCGCGCCGATACGGGCCGTCTTGTAGTCGACGATCTGCTTGCCGACGTCAGCCGACGCCTTGTCGAATGGAAACCCGCCGCTACCGCTCGGGTTCCTGGCTCGGTCGCCGGAGGACAAGACCTCGAGAAAGCGCGACGACGGGGATTGGGGGAATCGCTCGTAGCCGGGTCGGACGACGTGGGGATAGAAGTACAAGGTCCAACTCGTCTCCGCGCCGTCGGCGTGCGTGGTTCGCGGCAGCTCGCTTCCCTGGCCGAGCAGCCGCGCCAGCATCTCGAAGTTGCGGCCCTTCTCAACCGACAGGATGTGTGCGCTCGGCGCCAGCTTCATGCGCTCCAGCATCTCGCTGTCGATCGTCGCGTACACGATCATCCCGTCGATCCGGCGGTTCCCCTCTTCGACAATCTGCACGACAGCTTCGACGTGTCGAGTGCCGAGGTGGCCGACATACAGAAAGGCGCGGCGCAGGCCATTGTCGCGGAGCGAACGCAGCACGTCCACGTACAGAGCGACGAACGTGCTCTTGCCGATGGTCAGGCTTCCGGGATAGGCGTACGTGCCGTCGCGCGCCCAGTCGCCGGCCTCGTTCGTGATCCCGATGTTCAACGGCGGGCCAATGATCGTTTCCACTCCGGCGGTACGTAAGTACTGCTGTACGTGGAAGACCTGCGCGGTGGCGTTCATCGCATCGGTGCCAAGAGGCAGGTGTGAGCTGTGTTCTTCGATGGCACCGATCGGCACGAGCACGATATCGGTGGTCTTGGCCGCCGCTTCGAACTCCGGAAAGGTCATGTCGAGCATCGTCCGATACCTGACGGTGCCGGGCGGCACGACGTCCTGGGTCAACTGGGCGCGCATCAGAGCTTGCGCGGCTGAATAGCCAACGAGCAAGGTCGTCGCCAGCACACTCACGGTGACGAGGGCAGGTTTCATATCAAGAGCCGCCTCTCAGGTGACGCAACATTATCATCGTCGAACCGGGGCCACGCTCCGTGTCAGTGTTCCCATCGAGGCGGCGCGGCGCGCCAGCGGGAGCATCAGCCGTCGAGACGCATGCTGCGCAACAGCGCCGCAAAACGAGGATCGGACCGAATCGGATCGAAGAACGAATACCCCTTGATCGGCATCATGAACTGATCGCGGCCCTCGACCGCGCGATCGAGCCATTCGAAGGCGCTGTCGATCTCACCCAGACCGAGATGGATCCACGCCAGGCTCGTCGGCGGCACGTACGACTGTGCCGCCCGTTCGGCCAGCTGGTCGAGCATCGTGCGCGCCTCGCTGGTGTGCCCCGCAAGGGCAAGACACAGGCCGAGCCATCCCATCATGGATGACGCGCCGCCGGACAGCTCGAGTGCCGTCCGGTAGGCGGCGATTGCTTCGTCGAACAGCCCCTGATCCCGCAGACAGCCTCCGAGCAAGGCATGCCCCCAATACGCCTGGGGCTCGATATCGAGGATGCCTCGCGCCTCGTCCACGGCGCGCTGATAGTGGCGTCCCAGCGCCAGCACCACCGTGAGCTGACTGCGGATCGCGACGGACTGCGGGTCCCAGGCGAGCGCCAGCTCGAGCTCCGCCGCCGCTTCTTCGTGGCGCGCGTGCGGCATGAGGAAGTTGAACGCGTAGCGCTCCCTGACCACCGGCGACGTGGGACTCAACTCCAGGGCGCGAGCCATTTCCCTCTCGACCTCGGGCCAGTCGTAGGACAGCTTGTGATACAGACCGAGCAGCGCGTGTGTTTCGCCGAGCGAGTTGTCGATTTCCAGGGTCCGGATCGCGTAGAGGACGCCTGTCGAGAAGGCCTCACGCGGTGGCATGAAACCGAAGTACGCGAGATACCAGTAGAGTTCCGCGAGTCCGTCGTAGGCGAGCGCAAAGCCGGGATCCAGGGAAACCGCTGCCTCGAGGTGCCGCCGCCCGCGAGCGAATGCGTCAGGAGTGACACGCGCCATCTGGGATCTGCCCCGCAGGTATTCATCGTACGCGGCCGGGTTGTGCGTGCGTGGCCGTCGGCCCATCGCCCCGGCGTTGTCAGTCGCCCGCATCGTTCCTGCGATGTGCTCGCTGCCGATATTCGCGGCGATGTCGCGGGCCGCGCAGCTCTGCATCCTGAAGATGTCCGTCAATGCCGCCGCCTGGTACCGCTTGGCGAACACGTGCATCCGGTCGCTCGCGCGCACGAGCTGAACGTTCAGCGCAATCCGATCTTCGGCCCGCCGCACGCCGCCTTCGACGACGTACTCGACGCCGAGTTCGCGGGCGATTCGAGTCACGTCCTTGCGGCTGCCCTTGTAGCGCATCGCGGTCGTCCGCGCGATCACGTTCAACGCGTCCGGCGCCAGGCCCGCGAGCTCGGTGATGATCTCGTCGGTCATCGCATCGCTGAAATACTCCTGCGCGGGATCGCCGCTCAGATTGAGGAACGGAAGCACGACGATCCTGGGCGCCGCCGCCGGGGCGCCGCTTGCGGGCAAGCGCTCGGTAACTGCGGCGATGAAGCGGTAGCCGTGCCTGGGCAGCGTCTCGACGAACCGCGGATGCTCCGCCTGGTCGCCGAGCGCTTCGCGCAGGCGCGCCACCGACGTATTCAGGTTGTTGTCGAAGTCCACGAAGACGTCTGACGGCCACAGACGGCGCCGCAGTTCCTCGCGCGTGACGACTTCACCGGGCCGCTCCAGAAGCAGCGCCAGGACTTGAAAGGACTTCTCGCGCAGCCCGATCCGCACTCCCCGCTTGTGAAGCTGCCCGCCGGCGAGGTCCACCTCGAAGTTGCCGAATCGAACGATCCTGGACACCGTCGATGGCTCCAACTGCTCGTCCGGAGGCTAAACGATTGCCATGAAACGATCAATCGCCCGGCAAACTCCATGTACTCAATGGGATGTGCGGTAGGCAGAATTCAAGGACGAGTCAAGGCGCCGTTCATTTCCTTTTGCGTGTCACACGAGCATCCTGGAGATGGCGCAGCGAGCCGCCCGGTCCCCGGCGTCGCCCGCCAGCGCTCCCAGTGAGGACTGCCATGACCCGTCATACATCCGTTGCCTTCGCGATGACCGTCGCCGTCCTGCTCGGTCCCTCGATCGCCGGTCGGGAGCCGGAAGTCGTCGCGCGATTCGGCCTGCATTCGCCGGCCGACGGTCCATTCCCCAG from Vicinamibacterales bacterium encodes the following:
- a CDS encoding response regulator, translated to MADLIAGLGKLAEHAREHEQRLTELISAAEAAVLSQIAVASPDPVADGTTAANAAAAAGIAPAGPVLTVHALCAAAREHRRMLHQLIAKFDGSTEGNGTPDATHRVLVVDDSDDSRELAAAILDAYGLRVRTANNGLEAIIAAHCTSPSAIVMDINMPVLNGIEAARLLKASPVTRTIEVFAYTANAGFYDGPLSELFTDVLTKPVRPDEIAHLVLQAVSRRSGDPQGPA
- a CDS encoding chemotaxis protein CheB; its protein translation is MHGSEEMVGPASVVTETSGGAPRFVVGIGASAGGLDPLVRFFDNLPKATGMAFVIVQHLSPDFKSLMDELLARHTLLPIHLVEDGMRVEADHVYLIPAKKEMIISGGRLLLSERDRQQELTLPIDMFFRSLAQDRGSEAVAIVFSGGGSDGSRGVRHVREAGGLVIAQDLESAQFDGMPRSTIDTGVVHHTLPPEDMPRVLLDHARQHSAAVPEVPEQEPPPPRGVDGLYRVLETEFGIDFNHYKPSTVTRRIERRLALAHSQNIDEYLARLRSERDELDALYRDLLIGVTRFFRDPDAFDLLEQRILPDLLTREPRTTPVRLWVAGCATGEEAYSLAIVLQDLMAIHGERPVKIFATDVHRGSLERAAIAAYEEDAVSNVSPERLSRYFIQSGNTYQVVPELRQMIVFAQHNVISDAPFTRLDLVTCRNLLIYLQPSVQQRILSLFHFALTQGGVLVLGPSETLGPVADGFDIVDKHWQVYRKAGEVRTPVDIRKRPTMSMDSRSVVPVLPAARHSLGQLLSVYDALLEETMPPSLIVSDRGELVHVLGGAARFLRVRDGRQSLDVQDLVEADLKMILAGGIKRALAERAPVIFNGVRAHADDEIYRVTIRPIAARSTSMRHLVVSFESYEPMARPAPAAPIQIDVEHVSQQQLAALEAELGTTKESLQAAIEQHEAANEELQASNEELQSANEELQSTNEELQSVNEELYTVNAEYQKKIAELTEVTNDLDNLLASTEIGTIFLDGQLRIRKFTPQVAETFGLLPHDIGRSIETFAHKMHYPDLVTDLRRVVTTARPIERDLFDPHGKSFFLRLLPYRAKGVADGVVLTLIDVSGLKAAEDALFHERYLLNSLLRSVPDAIYFKDVRGRFIRFNHAMATRLGVANPADAIGKTAFDLTDQQTAMALHREDEAVLRSGDPLHYRLEARTTADGSEAWDMVSRLPLVDRDNAIVGVIAIFRDVTEQVRARVKIDEEVRRRDQFLAMLSHELRNPLGAVVTATSMLKSAAPESGVQQKTVSVLERQSRQMARLLDDLLEVSRVTQNKIELRRRVVDLRLIAAEAADAVRPHMEDKGVHFTVDLDPEPVWVHGDAARLQQIQMNLLNNSAKYTPRGGDVSLKVRREMSGAVIRVKDNGVGISRQMLDSIFDLFVQARHTLDRSNGGLGVGLTLVRALVEMHGGTVAAHSDGDGTGSEFTVRLPLSTLSEPARPQDPVSSSAVPAGITVLVVEDSADSREMLCAMLTQEGFACHGAADGLGALRLIDQVSPDVVLLDVGLPGIDGLEVARRIRANSRHAGVPLVALTGYGQTGDRAATSEAGFDHHLVKPVQPEELVTLLTSLVATGARNRTPGASVEAVAPETAASPDAGIA
- a CDS encoding creatininase family protein produces the protein MKPALVTVSVLATTLLVGYSAAQALMRAQLTQDVVPPGTVRYRTMLDMTFPEFEAAAKTTDIVLVPIGAIEEHSSHLPLGTDAMNATAQVFHVQQYLRTAGVETIIGPPLNIGITNEAGDWARDGTYAYPGSLTIGKSTFVALYVDVLRSLRDNGLRRAFLYVGHLGTRHVEAVVQIVEEGNRRIDGMIVYATIDSEMLERMKLAPSAHILSVEKGRNFEMLARLLGQGSELPRTTHADGAETSWTLYFYPHVVRPGYERFPQSPSSRFLEVLSSGDRARNPSGSGGFPFDKASADVGKQIVDYKTARIGAAIARALKAASSGRQE
- a CDS encoding winged helix-turn-helix domain-containing protein, coding for MSRIVRFGNFEVDLAGGQLHKRGVRIGLREKSFQVLALLLERPGEVVTREELRRRLWPSDVFVDFDNNLNTSVARLREALGDQAEHPRFVETLPRHGYRFIAAVTERLPASGAPAAAPRIVVLPFLNLSGDPAQEYFSDAMTDEIITELAGLAPDALNVIARTTAMRYKGSRKDVTRIARELGVEYVVEGGVRRAEDRIALNVQLVRASDRMHVFAKRYQAAALTDIFRMQSCAARDIAANIGSEHIAGTMRATDNAGAMGRRPRTHNPAAYDEYLRGRSQMARVTPDAFARGRRHLEAAVSLDPGFALAYDGLAELYWYLAYFGFMPPREAFSTGVLYAIRTLEIDNSLGETHALLGLYHKLSYDWPEVEREMARALELSPTSPVVRERYAFNFLMPHARHEEAAAELELALAWDPQSVAIRSQLTVVLALGRHYQRAVDEARGILDIEPQAYWGHALLGGCLRDQGLFDEAIAAYRTALELSGGASSMMGWLGLCLALAGHTSEARTMLDQLAERAAQSYVPPTSLAWIHLGLGEIDSAFEWLDRAVEGRDQFMMPIKGYSFFDPIRSDPRFAALLRSMRLDG